Proteins co-encoded in one Medicago truncatula cultivar Jemalong A17 chromosome 8, MtrunA17r5.0-ANR, whole genome shotgun sequence genomic window:
- the LOC11444101 gene encoding transcription factor IIIA — protein MTRHVKEFHNKDSSTSIDVKIQKQHVCSEIGCGKAFKFASKLEKHKDSHVKLESIEAVCLYPGCMTSFTNLQCLRAHTKSCHKYVNCETCGKKQLRKNIKRHLRKHETGSSSEVFHCDYKDCSSTFSSKSNLCKHVKAVHLQDKPFICGFPDCGMRFAYKYVRDNHEKSGSHVFTLGDFKETDEQFRSRNRGGRKRKCPTVEMLVRKESCSPNSTRVAYEGC, from the exons ATGACAAGACATGTCAAGGAGTTTCATAACAAGGATTCTTCTACCTCAATTGATGTTAAAATTCAGAAGCAGCACGTGTGCTCGGAAATTGGCTGTGGGAAGGCTTtcaaatttgcatcaaaactAGAAAAGCACAAAGATTCTCATG TTAAGCTGGAATCAATAGAGGCAGTGTGCTTATACCCTGGGTGCATGACGAGTTTTACTAATCTTCAGTGCCTTAGAGCTCACACTAAATCCTGCCACAAGTATGTGAACTGTGAGACTTGTGGGAAAAAGCAACTGCGTAAGAACATTAAAAGACACCTCCGTAAGCATGAAACTGGTAGTTCATCAGAGGTGTTTCATTGTGATTATAAGGATTGTAGCAGCACCTTCTCAAGT AAATCCAATCTGTGTAAGCATGTAAAAGCTGTCCATTTGCAAGATAAACCCTTTATTTGTGGCTTTCCAGATTGTGGCATGAgatttgcttataaatatgtgAGAGATAACCATGAAAAATCCGGTTCGCATGTTTTTACCTTG GGGGATTTCAAAGAAACTGATGAACAATTCAGGTCAAGGAACAGGGGAgggagaaagagaaagtgtCCTACAGTTGAAATGTTGGTTAGGAAAGAGAGTTGCTCCCCCAACTCAACTAGAGTTGCTTATGAAGGGTGTTGA